In one Spirosoma rigui genomic region, the following are encoded:
- a CDS encoding LBF_2804 family protein, whose product MSTRPPNNSTGPFDHLAMRYLRQALDTSHPTDEPYVLNALECRIIRRTKVLTLTLAALLGVLGVLLLYLPQYYWPDFFTNTPIPLFGTVYQVPLIAALYGILLVYLEVSLLVAINLQGVKSIMEVCQFPKAHDAQYERHLQALADAALERTNRGILRFGIDPYLNMPRWGLTIFFLLNMVKAALSNLALKFLLKRFLGRFALRQVTDLAGMPIYAVWNAWASWQVLHEAQVRVMAPTTIREFVNELHDEWGKSEEFRPLILEALQYVAILKRQYNYAHFLLTETLVDRFELQTDATLTGHFAERVVQAPPQIRRSLERLIVFGVLVDGKLSWLEKRRLRQLRRKGFLTYSAESIEQIGEDYNQGRGLWV is encoded by the coding sequence ATGTCTACCCGGCCACCGAACAACAGTACTGGTCCGTTCGATCATCTGGCGATGCGTTATCTTCGCCAGGCGCTCGACACGTCGCACCCAACCGATGAGCCGTATGTGCTGAATGCCCTCGAATGCCGTATCATTCGCCGTACTAAAGTGCTTACTCTCACCCTGGCGGCCCTGTTGGGCGTTCTGGGCGTTTTGCTGTTGTATCTTCCCCAGTATTACTGGCCCGACTTTTTTACTAATACGCCCATTCCACTTTTTGGGACCGTGTATCAGGTACCGCTGATTGCCGCCCTTTACGGCATTCTGCTGGTCTATCTGGAAGTGAGCCTGCTGGTAGCCATCAACCTGCAGGGTGTAAAATCAATCATGGAAGTGTGTCAGTTTCCGAAGGCCCACGATGCTCAGTACGAGCGTCATTTACAGGCCTTGGCCGATGCAGCCCTTGAACGAACCAACCGGGGTATCCTGCGCTTCGGCATCGACCCATACCTGAATATGCCGCGCTGGGGACTGACCATTTTCTTTTTGCTGAACATGGTGAAAGCGGCTCTCAGTAACCTGGCGCTCAAGTTTCTTCTGAAGCGTTTTCTGGGCCGTTTTGCGTTGCGGCAGGTAACCGATCTAGCTGGCATGCCCATCTACGCGGTCTGGAACGCGTGGGCATCGTGGCAGGTGCTGCACGAAGCACAGGTCCGGGTGATGGCTCCTACAACCATACGGGAATTCGTGAATGAACTGCACGACGAGTGGGGCAAGAGTGAAGAGTTTCGGCCACTTATCCTGGAGGCATTGCAATACGTAGCTATTTTGAAACGCCAGTACAATTATGCCCACTTTCTGTTGACTGAAACCCTCGTTGACCGATTTGAGTTACAAACCGACGCTACCCTGACCGGACATTTTGCCGAACGTGTTGTGCAAGCCCCGCCCCAGATACGTCGAAGCCTGGAGCGCCTTATCGTTTTTGGCGTTCTGGTCGATGGCAAACTATCCTGGCTCGAAAAGAGACGACTGCGCCAGTTGCGCCGGAAAGGTTTTCTGACTTATTCGGCCGAGTCGATTGAGCAAATTGGTGAAGACTACAACCAGGGACGTGGTCTTTGGGTATAA
- a CDS encoding DUF1206 domain-containing protein: MIDTEKVTDKSKQGIEWLTRGSYLAKALLYGAVGLFAFNLAMGSRGPDPGRKEVLEQLTSNAFGQLVIALIALALAGHTLWRLAEIRYDPYEKGTGTGGWLYRLNYLLSAITYGSLGYTAIKLLFGKSSGPGNQKQIWVAKLLQIEGGSWLIIIVGSILIVWAGLQLFKGVTGNVYKSLQLDGVHPFWKGFLRICCFIGFIAVGSILASTGWYLIKGAWNENPKWVKNMDDLIKALQAFPGGWWLQVAVAVALMLMAVFMLAMARYFPVKTTR; encoded by the coding sequence ATGATCGATACAGAGAAGGTGACTGATAAGTCGAAGCAGGGCATTGAGTGGTTAACGAGGGGGAGTTACCTGGCAAAAGCATTACTCTACGGCGCAGTGGGTCTATTTGCCTTCAACCTGGCTATGGGATCGCGGGGGCCGGACCCGGGGCGTAAGGAGGTACTTGAGCAGCTGACCAGCAATGCGTTCGGCCAACTGGTCATTGCGCTGATCGCACTGGCGCTGGCCGGGCATACTCTATGGCGGCTGGCCGAGATCCGGTATGATCCTTACGAAAAGGGAACCGGTACAGGGGGGTGGCTCTACCGGCTGAATTATTTGTTGAGCGCTATAACCTACGGAAGTCTGGGCTATACCGCCATTAAGCTACTTTTCGGTAAGAGCAGCGGACCGGGAAACCAGAAACAGATCTGGGTCGCTAAACTGCTGCAGATTGAGGGAGGCAGCTGGTTGATCATAATTGTCGGCTCCATCCTTATCGTATGGGCTGGACTTCAACTGTTCAAAGGCGTAACCGGGAACGTCTACAAGAGCCTCCAGCTCGACGGTGTTCACCCATTCTGGAAGGGCTTCCTGCGTATTTGCTGCTTCATAGGCTTCATTGCTGTAGGGAGCATTCTGGCCAGTACAGGCTGGTACCTGATAAAAGGTGCGTGGAACGAAAACCCTAAATGGGTCAAGAACATGGACGATCTAATCAAGGCCCTACAGGCATTTCCCGGTGGCTGGTGGCTACAAGTAGCTGTTGCAGTAGCCCTGATGCTGATGGCCGTATTCATGCTGGCCATGGCCCGGTACTTTCCCGTCAAGACAACTCGCTAA
- a CDS encoding DUF3500 domain-containing protein, producing MIRILFCWLLIGPVFAQSVTKTPRPKPSAANQRIKNEMNDVARAFVATLSPDQRKQATYNLDDPERFIWYYTPHERKGLPLKQMTPDQRKAILTLLKTGLSAQGYDKAASIMDMENVLRVVENRPPNDTYRDPDNYYLTFFGNPDEDKPWSWRFDGHHLSLQFVSTAGPGGQGRVLAQTPTFFGSNPGFLQNEPGMADTRMTDPRLVSLPQYGRQILKQETERAFALLKTLTPEQMKQVIVAPVAYPDILTTNVRTVSMEKMDGLRMADMTTAQRALFMELLQTYLTNYHVTLASQQLDKLKKSDMENLRFAWAGDLTPKLGDGKGWYYRIHGPTILIEYDNTQSNANHIHTVVRDLTNDFGEDLLREHYRTSAHTKP from the coding sequence ATGATACGTATCCTGTTTTGTTGGTTGCTCATTGGGCCCGTGTTTGCGCAGAGCGTTACGAAAACGCCCCGCCCCAAACCGTCTGCTGCTAACCAGCGCATAAAAAATGAAATGAACGATGTAGCGCGGGCGTTTGTCGCGACGCTGTCGCCCGACCAACGCAAACAGGCTACCTACAATCTGGACGATCCGGAACGGTTCATCTGGTACTATACCCCGCATGAACGCAAAGGATTACCCCTGAAACAGATGACGCCCGACCAGCGGAAAGCCATACTGACGCTGCTCAAAACGGGCCTTAGCGCGCAGGGTTACGATAAAGCGGCCTCCATTATGGACATGGAAAACGTCCTGCGGGTGGTTGAGAATCGACCGCCAAACGATACGTACCGTGATCCGGATAACTATTATCTGACGTTTTTCGGCAACCCGGACGAGGACAAGCCCTGGAGCTGGCGGTTCGATGGGCACCACCTGTCCCTGCAGTTCGTGTCAACGGCGGGTCCGGGCGGGCAGGGTAGGGTACTGGCCCAGACACCCACCTTTTTCGGCAGCAATCCCGGCTTCCTACAGAACGAACCTGGCATGGCCGATACGCGCATGACCGACCCACGTCTGGTAAGTTTGCCACAATACGGCCGGCAAATTCTCAAACAGGAAACGGAACGGGCGTTTGCACTGCTGAAAACATTGACTCCGGAGCAGATGAAACAGGTTATCGTCGCACCGGTGGCTTATCCGGATATTCTCACAACCAACGTCCGGACGGTGTCGATGGAGAAAATGGACGGGCTTCGCATGGCCGACATGACAACGGCCCAGCGGGCGCTGTTTATGGAGCTGCTCCAGACCTACCTGACCAACTACCACGTAACACTCGCCAGTCAGCAACTGGATAAGCTGAAGAAAAGTGATATGGAGAACCTGCGGTTTGCCTGGGCGGGCGACCTGACCCCTAAACTGGGTGATGGCAAGGGCTGGTATTACCGCATTCATGGCCCAACGATTTTGATCGAGTATGACAACACCCAGAGTAATGCCAATCACATTCACACGGTTGTGCGTGATTTGACGAACGATTTTGGCGAAGATCTACTGCGAGAACATTACCGAACCAGTGCCCACACCAAGCCCTGA
- a CDS encoding S8 family peptidase translates to MKKIIISASICLLSVAASAQQTQWFLRDKTDSTAGISVDRTYRELLKNRKPTPVVVAVIDGGIDVNHEDLRRVLWTNTKEVAGNGKDDDKNGYVDDVHGWNFIGGKDGRNVSYETAEVTRLYVQLKPKYEGKSRASLKPAEQKEFDLYAKIKAEVEKNQAQYKAQYQGISQFYAQYKEAVSGLKQALNVTKLDTNTLRQAADTLRDAALKRPASGLLRLLRQQGAADTDVVLGELEKANEQLKARAEYNYNPDFNSRDIVGDNPNDLKQRDYGNADIMGPRADHGTHVAGIIGADRTNNLGVMGISDAVQIMGVRAVPDGDERDKDVANAIRYAVDNGAQIINMSFGKDYSPQREAVEEAERYALSKGVLMVHAAGNDGKDIDTAANYPSPRFIDGKEIPNVITVGASAETNDSELIASFSNYGKSTVDVFAPGKDIYSTVPDSKYESNSGTSMASPVVAGVAAVLKSYFPKLTYADIKRIIMQSATPYQTKVRRPESSDTVAFSALSKTGGVVNLYDAVKMALAMESGTATKGK, encoded by the coding sequence ATGAAGAAAATCATTATAAGCGCGTCGATTTGTCTGCTCTCTGTAGCAGCTTCGGCGCAGCAAACGCAATGGTTCCTGCGCGACAAGACCGACAGTACCGCCGGGATCAGCGTTGACCGGACCTACCGGGAGTTGCTGAAAAACCGGAAACCAACCCCCGTTGTCGTAGCGGTCATTGATGGTGGCATTGATGTAAATCACGAAGACCTGCGCCGGGTACTCTGGACCAACACGAAAGAAGTAGCGGGCAACGGTAAGGACGACGATAAAAACGGGTATGTAGACGATGTTCATGGCTGGAATTTCATTGGCGGCAAAGACGGCCGCAATGTGAGCTACGAAACCGCTGAAGTAACCCGGCTTTATGTCCAGCTAAAGCCGAAGTACGAAGGAAAAAGCCGGGCGTCGCTGAAGCCAGCCGAGCAGAAGGAGTTTGATCTCTACGCGAAAATAAAAGCTGAGGTAGAGAAAAATCAGGCTCAGTACAAAGCGCAGTATCAGGGCATCAGCCAGTTCTACGCGCAGTATAAAGAAGCGGTGAGTGGTCTGAAACAGGCGCTCAACGTCACGAAACTCGATACCAATACGCTCCGCCAGGCTGCCGACACGCTCCGGGATGCAGCTCTGAAGCGCCCCGCTTCCGGTCTGTTGCGGTTACTGCGCCAACAGGGCGCGGCCGATACCGACGTGGTGCTGGGTGAACTGGAAAAAGCCAATGAGCAGCTGAAAGCTCGCGCCGAGTATAACTACAATCCGGATTTCAATAGCCGCGACATCGTTGGTGATAATCCCAATGATCTGAAGCAGCGCGATTACGGTAACGCTGACATCATGGGCCCCCGGGCCGATCACGGTACCCACGTAGCGGGTATCATCGGGGCCGACCGAACGAACAACCTGGGTGTCATGGGTATTTCCGATGCCGTACAGATTATGGGTGTGCGGGCCGTGCCAGACGGCGACGAGCGCGACAAAGACGTAGCCAACGCCATTCGCTACGCTGTCGACAACGGAGCGCAGATCATCAACATGAGCTTCGGTAAAGACTACTCGCCCCAGCGCGAAGCCGTGGAAGAAGCCGAACGATATGCGTTATCGAAAGGCGTACTGATGGTACATGCCGCAGGGAATGACGGTAAAGACATCGATACGGCGGCCAATTACCCATCCCCACGTTTCATCGACGGAAAGGAAATTCCAAACGTGATCACCGTGGGAGCCAGCGCCGAAACGAACGACAGCGAGCTGATTGCCAGCTTTTCGAACTACGGGAAGTCAACCGTCGATGTGTTTGCCCCCGGTAAAGATATCTACTCGACCGTACCCGACAGTAAGTACGAAAGTAACAGCGGAACGAGTATGGCTTCGCCGGTTGTGGCTGGGGTCGCAGCCGTGCTGAAATCATACTTTCCCAAGTTGACCTATGCCGATATCAAGCGGATCATTATGCAGTCGGCAACGCCCTATCAGACTAAGGTACGTCGGCCCGAGTCATCAGATACGGTGGCTTTCTCGGCCCTGTCAAAAACGGGGGGTGTTGTTAATCTGTACGATGCGGTGAAAATGGCACTGGCCATGGAGTCAGGTACCGCTACGAAAGGAAAATAA